A stretch of Puniceicoccaceae bacterium DNA encodes these proteins:
- a CDS encoding S41 family peptidase, whose protein sequence is MACLWLGGCQSGVRPESPGQENPTLVVSQRSALHREVWKTVFDTYYDPQLNGVDWINVGRETHEMLADAEDVEAVYAVLKSMVERLGDPHTYVLSPAEVSALETSGFVGVGLTSSEHESMEGVSVVLRVSPESPAASAGIEPGWLWLNAREVNAASLTLGSVTTYRFLDDHEQIREYALESAIVPKANDQREVRWVGDQILYLRFDYFEEGIADWMAEALAQHAELNGLILDVRWNPGGFKRELDAMLSLLLPENSAIGSVVTRRDRQLPEFTPSSYARPPINVPVAVLVSPYSASSSEILAAVIRHHRRGPIVGTGRTSGQVLFSPAWKLPAGGLLKVAARDYLSPDGKRLQGSGVGPDVITDPRSFFEFRRGVDPTLSAAIERLHKWGENSQHRVSL, encoded by the coding sequence ATGGCCTGCTTATGGCTGGGCGGATGTCAAAGCGGGGTGCGACCGGAATCGCCTGGACAGGAAAACCCCACACTGGTGGTAAGCCAGCGTTCCGCACTGCACCGGGAGGTGTGGAAAACCGTATTCGATACCTATTACGATCCGCAGCTCAATGGAGTGGATTGGATAAATGTGGGACGGGAAACTCATGAGATGCTTGCGGACGCTGAGGATGTCGAAGCGGTTTATGCGGTATTGAAGTCCATGGTGGAGCGATTGGGTGATCCTCACACTTACGTGCTTTCTCCTGCAGAGGTTTCCGCTCTGGAAACCAGCGGCTTTGTGGGGGTGGGATTGACCTCCAGTGAGCACGAGAGCATGGAGGGTGTCAGCGTGGTGCTGCGCGTGAGTCCGGAAAGTCCCGCAGCGTCTGCGGGCATCGAGCCGGGCTGGCTGTGGCTCAATGCGAGGGAAGTGAATGCAGCATCCCTCACACTGGGTTCGGTGACGACCTATCGCTTTCTCGACGATCATGAGCAGATCCGTGAATATGCTCTGGAGTCGGCAATTGTGCCCAAGGCAAACGACCAGCGCGAGGTGCGCTGGGTGGGAGACCAAATACTCTACCTTCGTTTTGATTATTTTGAGGAGGGCATCGCCGACTGGATGGCTGAGGCCTTGGCACAGCATGCAGAGCTGAACGGACTGATTTTGGACGTTCGGTGGAATCCGGGTGGATTTAAGCGTGAGCTGGATGCCATGCTGTCGCTTCTGCTTCCGGAAAACAGCGCCATCGGCAGTGTGGTCACACGCCGGGATCGGCAGTTGCCCGAATTCACACCGTCCTCGTATGCAAGACCACCCATCAATGTTCCCGTTGCAGTGCTGGTGAGTCCCTACTCCGCAAGTTCATCGGAGATTCTTGCGGCGGTGATTCGACACCATCGGCGCGGTCCAATTGTGGGAACGGGTCGCACCTCGGGGCAGGTGCTCTTCAGTCCGGCGTGGAAATTACCTGCGGGTGGATTGCTCAAAGTGGCGGCACGGGACTACTTGAGTCCGGACGGCAAGCGCCTGCAAGGCAGCGGCGTGGGGCCTGACGTCATCACTGACCCGCGCAGTTTTTTCGAGTTCCGCCGGGGCGTGGACCCCACCTTGAGTGCTGCGATCGAGCGCTTGCACAAGTGGGGTGAAAACTCCCAGCACCGGGTCAGCCTGTAG
- the tcmP gene encoding three-Cys-motif partner protein TcmP, with protein sequence MPNLEHYRGGREQGYIKHALIEKYLIPFTIKVGSKWDEIAFVDAFAGPWGAKTEDLSDTSFGIALERLEAGLAQLHSKKGRSPRIRAFLIEKDQEAFGKLDAYVEKRPSKGIEVKCFHGEFEAVAPELGKEIDSNRCFLFSLIDPKGWTGLSMKVIAPLIRRRSSEVLVNVMTDFVRRFAKVEQCRESYEDFFGRPGVRDIIAKAPSDERQDVVVREYCRSLREQCDFRYVSSCVVLQPDKKGVKYFMVFATNNPMGIKVFKEAESHAASLQDELKFEREFGENLPLFASDAIAPVSESLRQKYRNLAFRRVGEMFSDRVEVPYDDVFCKAMAIPLVTQQELNNFLASHPDFKIKLAGTRRKKPIILKGDRVVKKQGNHHN encoded by the coding sequence ATGCCTAATCTTGAGCACTACAGAGGGGGGCGAGAGCAGGGATACATCAAGCATGCCTTGATCGAAAAATATCTCATCCCCTTCACCATCAAGGTTGGTAGCAAATGGGATGAAATCGCCTTCGTCGACGCATTCGCTGGTCCATGGGGGGCCAAAACTGAGGACCTTTCGGACACCTCATTTGGAATCGCCTTAGAGCGCCTGGAAGCTGGTCTTGCTCAGTTGCATAGTAAAAAGGGCCGTTCACCTCGGATTCGTGCTTTTTTGATCGAGAAAGACCAGGAAGCGTTCGGAAAGCTGGATGCCTACGTGGAAAAACGGCCGTCGAAAGGGATTGAGGTGAAATGCTTCCATGGAGAGTTCGAGGCGGTGGCTCCCGAATTGGGAAAGGAGATCGATTCAAATCGTTGTTTTCTGTTTTCCCTGATTGATCCTAAAGGGTGGACTGGATTGTCGATGAAGGTGATAGCCCCACTGATCCGCCGTCGTTCTTCCGAGGTTCTGGTCAACGTGATGACCGACTTTGTCCGTCGCTTTGCCAAAGTTGAGCAATGCCGCGAAAGCTACGAAGACTTTTTTGGAAGGCCGGGAGTGAGGGACATCATTGCAAAGGCCCCTTCGGACGAGCGACAGGATGTGGTCGTGCGGGAGTATTGCCGGAGCCTGCGAGAGCAGTGCGATTTTCGATACGTGTCATCATGTGTCGTGCTCCAACCGGACAAGAAGGGAGTGAAGTATTTCATGGTCTTCGCCACGAACAATCCAATGGGAATCAAGGTCTTCAAAGAGGCCGAATCTCATGCAGCGTCTCTCCAGGACGAACTGAAGTTTGAAAGAGAATTTGGTGAAAATCTGCCGCTTTTCGCATCTGATGCGATCGCCCCAGTGAGCGAGTCATTGCGACAAAAATACCGCAACTTGGCCTTTCGCCGTGTAGGGGAAATGTTCTCAGACCGTGTGGAAGTACCCTATGATGATGTTTTTTGCAAAGCAATGGCTATCCCTCTCGTTACACAGCAGGAGTTAAACAACTTTCTGGCATCGCACCCTGATTTCAAAATCAAACTCGCGGGGACTCGGAGGAAAAAACCGATCATACTAAAGGGTGATCGAGTCGTCAAGAAGCAGGGAAATCACCATAATTGA
- a CDS encoding HNH endonuclease yields MHREAFQQYLKASNVEGSGKASSYVRALDLLGEMIAQVPAGFVDCREVWAINSVERLEELYQFANTEKLLGRESRWYLPGIAESYLRDGYCTAAIRSYQRFLVEHGYEAKLLAEFERTDASEESLVERLQQELPQDEAVLSELYPETEGREVKREVSTRCNQRVFRKMIFSIYGNACCLTGLDVPQVNRASHIIPWAKRKSTRLDPRNGLCLSATYDAAFDRNLIGFDEDYRLLVSREIRDHYRSDIVRTYFQNQAGRRMQLPSRFLPRLEYLAEHREAGRF; encoded by the coding sequence ATGCATCGGGAAGCCTTTCAGCAATACCTCAAAGCCTCGAATGTGGAGGGTTCGGGCAAAGCGAGTTCGTATGTGCGGGCACTGGATTTGTTGGGTGAGATGATTGCACAAGTGCCTGCGGGGTTTGTGGATTGCCGCGAGGTGTGGGCGATCAATTCGGTGGAGCGACTGGAGGAGTTGTATCAGTTTGCCAACACAGAAAAACTGTTGGGACGTGAGAGTCGGTGGTATTTGCCTGGGATTGCGGAGAGTTACTTGCGTGATGGATATTGTACGGCAGCGATTCGCAGCTATCAGCGGTTTTTGGTGGAACATGGCTACGAAGCGAAGTTGCTAGCGGAGTTTGAGCGAACGGATGCATCCGAAGAGAGTCTCGTCGAGCGACTGCAACAGGAGCTGCCGCAGGACGAAGCGGTATTGTCGGAGCTTTATCCAGAGACAGAAGGCCGTGAAGTGAAGCGGGAGGTGTCAACGCGCTGCAATCAGCGGGTTTTTCGCAAGATGATCTTTAGCATCTATGGAAACGCCTGTTGCCTCACCGGACTGGATGTACCTCAGGTGAACCGTGCGAGTCACATCATCCCATGGGCGAAGCGGAAGAGCACCCGACTGGATCCGCGAAACGGGCTTTGCCTGTCGGCGACCTATGATGCGGCCTTCGACCGCAATCTGATCGGCTTTGATGAAGATTATCGGCTACTGGTGTCGCGGGAGATCCGTGACCACTATCGGTCTGATATCGTGCGCACCTACTTTCAAAACCAGGCCGGGCGTCGGATGCAGCTACCCAGTCGATTTCTGCCCAGGCTGGAATATTTGGCTGAGCACCGGGAGGCGGGAAGGTTTTGA
- a CDS encoding bile acid:sodium symporter family protein → MMRYLALFTNLFPLWVLLCCVTALFVPEAFTWVNQPLIIWGLGIIMLGMGITLSIDDFKRVMVMPKSIAAGLVAQFVCMPLCAWIIAHTLDLDDAYKVGLILVACCPGGTASNVVTYLAKANVALSVLMTMCSTAAAVILTPLLTQWLAGEYVPVNGVGLFLSMMKIVLLPLVLGVALHHLFPKVVQVILPIGPLVAVVVIALICASIIGANAQEVRDSGLKLLGAVTLLHLGAFTLGYFFALLLGYEERVRRTISIEVGMQNSGLASVLAKTHFANPLTAIPCAISAVIHSVIGSIAAAIWRVRESGEQ, encoded by the coding sequence ATGATGCGTTACCTGGCCCTGTTCACAAATCTGTTTCCACTGTGGGTGCTACTGTGCTGTGTCACCGCGCTGTTTGTGCCAGAGGCGTTTACGTGGGTTAATCAGCCGCTCATCATCTGGGGACTTGGGATCATCATGCTCGGCATGGGGATCACGTTAAGCATCGACGACTTCAAACGGGTAATGGTGATGCCAAAGTCGATTGCTGCCGGGTTGGTGGCTCAGTTTGTGTGCATGCCGCTGTGTGCGTGGATAATCGCCCATACGTTGGATCTGGACGATGCTTACAAAGTGGGCCTGATTCTGGTGGCCTGCTGTCCGGGAGGCACGGCTTCGAATGTCGTAACTTACTTGGCAAAGGCCAATGTCGCGCTATCGGTGCTCATGACAATGTGCTCCACTGCAGCTGCTGTGATATTGACACCACTGCTCACCCAATGGCTCGCAGGAGAGTATGTGCCAGTGAATGGCGTTGGGCTGTTCCTGAGCATGATGAAGATCGTGCTGCTGCCACTGGTGCTCGGTGTCGCCCTGCACCACCTGTTCCCCAAGGTGGTACAGGTGATCCTGCCAATCGGACCGCTGGTGGCCGTAGTGGTCATCGCACTGATCTGCGCCAGCATCATCGGAGCCAACGCCCAGGAGGTGCGCGATTCGGGACTGAAGCTGCTCGGAGCCGTCACGCTGCTGCATCTGGGGGCCTTTACGCTAGGCTATTTTTTTGCGCTACTGCTCGGATATGAGGAACGCGTGCGGCGCACGATCTCGATTGAGGTGGGTATGCAAAATTCCGGATTGGCAAGTGTGCTTGCCAAGACCCACTTCGCGAATCCGCTGACCGCAATTCCCTGCGCGATCTCCGCCGTCATTCATTCGGTGATCGGGTCCATCGCCGCTGCCATCTGGCGCGTCCGTGAGTCAGGTGAACAATAA
- a CDS encoding efflux RND transporter periplasmic adaptor subunit produces MIKTAITLGFIAVIVGVLAGVKVTQIQTMIAAGENMPEPSETVTTADATFQEWNPVIRGIGNVAAVQGVTVTTEVPGKVVKIHFESGQEVEADQILLELDASTERAQLNSAIASADLAKVSVDRARELFEKEAIAKSELDAAEARFTEAEAMVENLRALLAKKVIRAPFAGRLGIRQVNLGQFVASGQQVVSLQSIDPIYVDFYLPQQRLARLKVGYEVEVTSEDLDFKPMVGTISAIAPEVDQDTRNVLVRATLQNTTGVLRPGMFVEAVVLQPETRTVLVVPATAILFAPYGNSIFVVQPAESGSGQVVIQHFVRLGETRGDYVEILEGLEAGDTVVTTGGFKLRNRMKVQVRNDRGLEYSTEPTPEDA; encoded by the coding sequence GTGATCAAGACTGCCATTACACTTGGGTTCATCGCCGTGATTGTCGGCGTGCTCGCAGGGGTCAAGGTCACACAAATTCAAACGATGATCGCCGCTGGCGAAAACATGCCTGAACCATCGGAAACCGTGACCACGGCAGACGCAACATTCCAGGAATGGAATCCCGTCATCCGCGGTATCGGCAACGTCGCAGCCGTACAGGGTGTGACCGTGACCACTGAAGTTCCGGGCAAGGTCGTCAAGATTCATTTTGAATCGGGTCAGGAAGTTGAAGCGGACCAGATTCTGCTCGAACTGGACGCCTCCACCGAGCGCGCCCAGTTGAACTCTGCCATCGCCTCAGCGGATCTAGCCAAGGTCAGCGTCGACCGGGCGAGGGAATTGTTCGAAAAGGAAGCCATTGCAAAATCGGAACTGGATGCGGCAGAAGCGCGTTTCACAGAAGCCGAAGCCATGGTGGAAAACCTGCGGGCACTGCTCGCAAAGAAGGTGATCCGCGCACCATTTGCCGGTCGCCTTGGCATTCGCCAGGTGAATCTCGGACAATTTGTGGCAAGCGGTCAGCAAGTCGTGAGCCTGCAATCCATTGACCCGATCTACGTGGACTTCTATCTGCCGCAGCAGCGTCTGGCCCGACTGAAAGTGGGCTACGAGGTCGAAGTGACCAGTGAGGATCTCGATTTCAAACCCATGGTCGGAACAATCTCAGCGATTGCGCCGGAGGTGGACCAGGACACCCGCAACGTGCTGGTGCGTGCGACCTTGCAAAACACAACGGGCGTGCTGCGACCGGGCATGTTTGTGGAAGCAGTTGTTCTGCAACCTGAGACGCGAACGGTGCTTGTCGTTCCGGCGACTGCCATACTGTTTGCTCCGTATGGCAACTCGATCTTTGTCGTTCAACCCGCAGAATCCGGCAGTGGCCAAGTCGTCATTCAGCACTTTGTTCGCCTTGGGGAAACCCGGGGGGATTATGTGGAAATCCTCGAGGGACTCGAAGCGGGTGACACCGTTGTGACGACGGGAGGATTCAAACTGCGCAATCGCATGAAAGTGCAGGTGCGCAACGACCGCGGACTCGAATATTCCACCGAACCGACACCCGAAGATGCCTGA
- a CDS encoding Fic family protein yields MHDVNRQRAGRYRRQLTGYHAFHPAPLPPEPPVRMEGDFQRLLSQADRALGRLDGSIQTLPNPELFVFMYVRKEAVLSSQIEGTQSSLQDLLAAEARLFNVGLPNDVDEVINYVNAMNYGLSRLGELPLSVRLIREIHEHLLRGVRGSRLTPGELRRSQNWIGPGGCSLHEATFVPPPPEEVPEALAALERFLHYPGDLPVLVQIGLAHAQFETIHPFLDGNGRVGRLLITLFLCEQEILQMPVLYLSYYFKQHRSEYYDRLQNVRDRGDWEGWLEFFLSGVLIVSKEATETARRILALRESHRSQIAESLGRAAGNGHRILEHLYQRPILNVAEVEKLLNVTYAAANGLVSRLTELGILQEMTGQRRHRVFRYAPYLNLFSGGVGQNKANEVDEFTESEE; encoded by the coding sequence ATGCACGATGTGAATCGACAGCGCGCAGGTCGCTACCGCAGGCAGCTTACTGGCTACCATGCGTTTCACCCCGCTCCGCTTCCGCCAGAGCCGCCCGTTCGCATGGAGGGGGATTTTCAACGCTTACTCTCACAGGCTGACCGTGCCCTTGGTCGTCTCGATGGCTCTATCCAGACGTTGCCCAACCCAGAACTCTTTGTGTTCATGTATGTGCGCAAGGAGGCCGTTCTATCCAGCCAGATTGAGGGTACTCAAAGTTCCCTTCAGGATCTGCTTGCTGCTGAGGCACGTCTTTTCAACGTCGGTTTACCAAACGACGTTGACGAGGTTATCAATTACGTCAATGCGATGAACTACGGTTTGTCTCGCCTTGGGGAGTTGCCGCTTTCGGTCCGCTTGATTCGGGAAATCCACGAACACCTCCTGCGAGGCGTGCGTGGCAGTCGCCTGACACCTGGAGAACTGCGTCGTAGTCAAAACTGGATCGGACCCGGCGGTTGCAGCCTCCACGAAGCCACCTTCGTGCCTCCACCTCCCGAAGAGGTGCCTGAGGCACTAGCGGCGCTTGAACGGTTTTTGCACTACCCTGGTGACCTTCCCGTCCTTGTGCAAATCGGCCTCGCCCATGCGCAGTTCGAGACCATCCATCCCTTTCTCGACGGAAACGGCCGCGTCGGGCGCCTACTCATCACATTGTTCCTTTGCGAACAGGAAATCCTGCAAATGCCTGTCCTTTACCTTTCCTATTACTTCAAACAGCACCGCAGTGAGTATTACGACCGTCTTCAGAACGTCCGCGACCGGGGTGACTGGGAGGGCTGGCTCGAGTTTTTTCTGAGCGGTGTTCTAATTGTCAGCAAAGAGGCCACCGAAACCGCCCGGCGCATCCTCGCGCTCCGGGAATCTCATCGCAGTCAAATCGCGGAAAGTCTCGGACGGGCTGCCGGCAATGGTCACCGTATCCTCGAACACCTTTACCAGCGACCCATCCTCAACGTGGCTGAAGTCGAGAAACTGCTAAACGTCACCTATGCCGCCGCCAACGGCCTTGTTTCCCGTCTCACCGAACTGGGGATCTTGCAGGAAATGACCGGCCAGAGACGCCACCGAGTCTTCCGCTACGCCCCCTACCTCAACCTCTTCAGTGGCGGTGTGGGGCAAAACAAAGCGAACGAAGTGGATGAATTCACCGAATCCGAAGAATGA
- a CDS encoding phage Gp37/Gp68 family protein has product MAKDSKIEWTHHTFNPWWGCAKVSPACQNCYAEAWAKRVGSSVWGKDAPRRFFGDAHWNEPLRWNREAEQDGVRRRVFCASMADVFERRMELHEWRKRLWNLIEQTPFLDWLLLTKRPQHIRSMVPWGEHWPENVWLGCTAENQNWADKRVPILLQIPAKVRFLSCEPLLGTLDLSHYLSSDPTQSIHWVIAGGESGAHSRPMNPKWVRALRNQCQGAGAAFHFKQWGHWVPEELLTEQQRKVIVFDGHRLAAAGKGKAGRILDGRTWDELPFKRHA; this is encoded by the coding sequence ATGGCTAAGGATTCCAAAATCGAGTGGACTCACCATACCTTCAATCCTTGGTGGGGGTGTGCAAAAGTGTCACCAGCCTGTCAGAACTGTTACGCAGAGGCATGGGCCAAGCGCGTGGGGAGTTCAGTCTGGGGAAAAGATGCACCACGTCGTTTTTTCGGGGATGCTCATTGGAATGAACCTTTGCGCTGGAACCGTGAAGCTGAGCAGGATGGTGTCCGGCGTAGGGTCTTTTGTGCATCGATGGCAGACGTATTTGAGCGTCGAATGGAACTCCATGAATGGCGGAAGCGCCTTTGGAATCTGATCGAACAGACGCCGTTTCTGGATTGGCTTCTCTTGACGAAACGTCCTCAACACATCCGTTCCATGGTTCCGTGGGGAGAGCATTGGCCGGAGAATGTTTGGCTGGGATGCACGGCAGAAAACCAGAACTGGGCGGACAAGCGTGTCCCCATCCTGCTGCAGATCCCTGCGAAGGTGCGATTTCTGAGTTGCGAACCACTGCTCGGCACACTGGACCTGAGCCACTACCTTTCCAGCGATCCGACTCAGAGCATACATTGGGTCATTGCAGGTGGTGAGAGTGGAGCGCACTCGCGGCCGATGAATCCGAAATGGGTGAGGGCATTGCGTAATCAATGCCAGGGCGCAGGGGCAGCCTTCCACTTCAAACAATGGGGACATTGGGTTCCCGAAGAACTGCTGACCGAACAGCAGCGCAAGGTGATTGTCTTTGATGGTCATCGTTTGGCTGCTGCTGGAAAAGGGAAGGCCGGACGAATCCTCGATGGCCGCACTTGGGATGAACTGCCATTTAAGCGACATGCCTAA
- a CDS encoding MarR family transcriptional regulator — translation MAHLPNCDIPKYEVLMEATKRYPALDPLSMATFLQIIVAGDELFRGAGETFRDRQISKGKFMVLLQLFNKEDGSTRFLSPAEIATAVNVTRATVSGLLDGLVKDGYVLRKQDEKDRRMVLVSLTNQGIELMDQFLPVHFERIRQLMNCLSSDEKVQLRELLIKVCDHVAVIAPNRAQEECDCSL, via the coding sequence ATGGCACACTTGCCAAACTGTGATATTCCCAAATACGAAGTCCTGATGGAAGCGACCAAGCGCTATCCGGCACTGGACCCATTGTCAATGGCGACCTTCCTGCAAATCATTGTGGCGGGGGATGAACTGTTTCGTGGAGCGGGAGAAACCTTTCGGGATCGCCAGATCTCGAAGGGGAAATTCATGGTCTTGCTGCAACTCTTCAACAAGGAGGACGGATCGACACGGTTCCTTTCTCCTGCTGAGATTGCCACGGCCGTCAATGTAACCCGGGCCACCGTGTCCGGGTTGCTGGACGGCCTGGTCAAAGACGGTTATGTCTTACGCAAACAGGATGAAAAAGACCGTCGCATGGTGCTCGTCAGCCTGACGAACCAAGGGATCGAACTGATGGACCAGTTTCTGCCAGTGCACTTCGAACGCATCCGTCAATTGATGAACTGTCTTTCGTCAGATGAAAAAGTTCAGCTGCGCGAGTTGCTCATCAAAGTCTGTGATCACGTCGCGGTGATCGCGCCCAACCGTGCTCAGGAAGAATGTGACTGTAGCCTCTGA
- a CDS encoding DUF87 domain-containing protein, translating into MEQIENPKARLAILLIYLGLLVVANWIAFEQWLPHTDGRSLWLAAGLFSLLLSSFLVTPYFERPANYIASASASFVAVWLVIDWDKFSSLEQFLSVVLLVYLACVAVAAGIAVFLKRQRNSENHKPATVSKLIADTAGQDRLLFSIVIIFAVVLFHRDSPREILTILITLIVIVLVRPELSISKLYSRIRQLFADKEITGIAGTIAGFDDPGIVLVRQQERTLKFGQVLIVNDGRTSPKSALVLGYFGRDEGILLRAKLLELPAKAEDEVKTLARDLPLGVVAVVEPAGEFGLAIQEENFAAKSDTLVGLVAANTSLPILRLEVVQPIGLYEGTILEAWIHGNPVLYQLTDCLTREEIVFQKNNRGFLVAEARKIGSWDAKQSKIIKAPWLPEMFSPVFRVEHKKADLPIEAVGRLPGTNYPASISSIHGLVTHNTAILGILGVGKSFLALELLERMFAECIKVVCLDLTNQYASELSEFYNAELEEPRIQKIREAGVKDQENLADNPDEGGSYPKLRQAIYDDLRQFLQSEESLVKIYNPAEITGRIQSEAPRTYNEGGTWHRAAPFRDVTPVEITQIVSEACLDLLQDRMSDKARLCLIYEEAHSLVPEFNNVTVRTDQNAVSATARAILQGRKYGMGCLLISQRTANVTKTILNQCNTIFAFRTFDDTGMAFLENYLGSGYAHVLPELEERHVLFFGKASTCENPVLMRVNDREDFKRRFRSRFPPSKPVTHTPEPPDSTETLAPLEDDDIPF; encoded by the coding sequence ATGGAACAAATCGAGAACCCAAAGGCACGCCTCGCAATTCTGCTCATCTATCTTGGCTTGCTTGTAGTCGCGAACTGGATCGCCTTTGAGCAATGGCTTCCACACACGGACGGAAGGAGTCTTTGGCTCGCAGCAGGACTCTTCAGTCTTCTTCTCAGTAGTTTTCTTGTTACGCCCTATTTTGAACGCCCGGCAAACTACATTGCTTCTGCATCCGCTAGTTTCGTCGCAGTTTGGCTCGTCATCGATTGGGACAAGTTCTCGTCACTGGAACAATTCCTTTCCGTAGTTCTTCTGGTCTACCTCGCGTGCGTCGCTGTCGCTGCCGGGATTGCAGTTTTTTTGAAGCGGCAACGTAATTCCGAGAATCACAAACCTGCCACAGTCTCGAAATTGATTGCGGATACGGCAGGCCAAGACCGTCTTCTTTTTAGTATCGTCATTATCTTTGCAGTTGTCTTGTTCCACCGCGATTCTCCACGTGAGATTCTCACGATCTTGATCACATTGATTGTGATCGTTTTGGTGAGACCAGAGCTATCCATCTCGAAACTATATTCAAGGATCAGGCAGCTATTTGCGGACAAAGAGATCACGGGAATCGCGGGAACAATCGCTGGCTTCGACGACCCTGGAATCGTGCTGGTTCGTCAACAGGAAAGAACCCTCAAGTTTGGACAGGTCCTAATAGTAAACGATGGTAGGACTTCCCCGAAGTCCGCTCTGGTTCTTGGCTATTTCGGTCGGGATGAAGGTATCTTACTCCGAGCCAAACTATTGGAATTGCCAGCCAAGGCAGAAGATGAAGTGAAGACCTTGGCACGGGATCTTCCACTCGGCGTTGTTGCTGTTGTTGAACCTGCAGGGGAATTCGGATTGGCAATTCAGGAGGAAAATTTTGCAGCGAAGTCTGATACTCTTGTAGGACTTGTTGCAGCAAACACATCGCTTCCGATACTTCGCCTTGAAGTAGTGCAGCCGATCGGGCTCTACGAGGGCACGATCCTTGAGGCGTGGATTCATGGAAATCCTGTTCTCTATCAGCTCACGGACTGTCTGACGCGGGAGGAGATCGTTTTTCAAAAGAACAACCGCGGGTTCTTAGTCGCGGAAGCCCGGAAAATCGGAAGCTGGGATGCGAAGCAATCCAAGATCATCAAAGCCCCTTGGCTTCCTGAAATGTTCTCCCCGGTGTTCAGGGTAGAACATAAGAAGGCGGACTTGCCGATCGAAGCAGTCGGTAGACTGCCAGGAACGAATTATCCAGCTTCAATCTCTAGTATTCACGGACTTGTTACCCACAATACCGCCATTCTCGGAATTCTTGGCGTTGGAAAGTCGTTCCTGGCGTTGGAGTTGTTAGAGCGAATGTTCGCAGAATGCATCAAGGTCGTTTGCCTCGATTTGACAAATCAATACGCGAGCGAACTGTCAGAGTTTTACAATGCTGAACTCGAAGAGCCACGCATTCAAAAGATTCGAGAAGCTGGGGTCAAGGATCAGGAAAATCTTGCCGACAACCCCGATGAGGGTGGTAGCTATCCAAAACTTCGACAAGCGATCTACGATGACCTAAGGCAGTTTCTCCAAAGCGAGGAGTCTCTAGTTAAAATTTACAATCCCGCCGAGATTACCGGGCGAATTCAATCAGAGGCGCCCCGCACTTACAATGAAGGAGGTACATGGCATCGCGCTGCTCCATTTCGCGATGTCACTCCGGTGGAGATCACCCAAATCGTGTCCGAAGCCTGCCTCGACCTCCTCCAAGATCGGATGAGTGACAAAGCTCGTCTTTGTTTAATTTATGAGGAGGCGCACTCTCTAGTTCCTGAGTTTAACAATGTTACGGTTCGAACAGATCAGAACGCAGTTTCTGCTACAGCTAGGGCAATCCTTCAGGGACGTAAATACGGAATGGGCTGTCTGCTGATCTCGCAAAGGACCGCTAACGTCACGAAAACCATCCTGAATCAGTGCAACACGATCTTTGCCTTTAGGACATTTGACGACACTGGAATGGCATTCCTCGAGAATTATCTTGGCTCTGGATACGCCCACGTTCTTCCAGAGCTTGAAGAACGACATGTCTTGTTTTTTGGAAAGGCATCGACCTGTGAAAACCCTGTATTAATGCGGGTCAACGATCGCGAAGACTTCAAACGGAGATTCCGTTCGAGGTTCCCGCCGTCTAAACCAGTAACCCATACTCCGGAACCTCCTGATTCTACTGAAACACTTGCTCCATTGGAGGACGATGATATTCCTTTCTAG